One Setaria italica strain Yugu1 chromosome I, Setaria_italica_v2.0, whole genome shotgun sequence DNA window includes the following coding sequences:
- the LOC101774515 gene encoding stigma-specific STIG1-like protein 2 — protein MADDGAARVTSTTLLLAVLVATTWCVVAGNAPAGGGSAQAGGGASDNDRGMVASRFVLATAARRERVGRLTCRATGHPTGACSGGGFKCCGGACTDVLASASNCGACGRRCPFGRLCCGGRCAAVAYDAANCGACGRACAAGTPCTYGMCGYA, from the coding sequence ATggcggacgacggcgccgcccgGGTGACCTCAACCACCTTGCTCCTCGCCGTCCTAGTGGCGACGACCTGGTGCGTGGTCGCCGGAAACgcaccggcgggcggcggctctgctcaggccggcggcggcgcgagcgacaACGACCGCGGGATGGTCGCGAGCCGGTTCGTTCTCGCCACGGCGGCTAGGAGGGAGCGGGTAGGCCGCCTGACGTGCCGTGCAACCGGGCACCCGACGGGggcgtgctccggcggcggcttcaagtgctgcggcggcgcgtgcaCCGACGTGCTCGCCAGCGCGAGCAACTGCGGCGCGTGCGGGAGGCGGTGCCCGTTCGGCCGGCTGTGCTGCGGCGGGCGGTGCGCCGCGGTGGCGTACGACGCGGCGAACTGCGGCGCGTGCGGCCGGGCCTGCGCCGCCGGGACGCCGTGCACGTACGGCATGTGCGGCTACGCTTAA
- the LOC101774908 gene encoding transcription factor bHLH162 yields the protein MEMPPPPPPFGSPAAAGGGKPDRKTVERNRRNQMNALYSRLDLLVRSGSSPSSAPPEVQRGAPVMTRPDRLEEAAAYIRQTTERVERLKERKRELTAARASSSQQGSGSSSAAGPAAVEVEVQHLGSGLHAILVTGGRPSDGASFHRAVRAVEEAGGEVQNAHFSVVGARAIYTIHTLVAEGGIERVEQRLKAALRGGA from the exons ATggagatgccgccgccgcctcctccttttggtagccccgccgccgccggtggaggCAAGCCTGACAGGAAGACGGTGGAGCGCAACCGCCGGAATCAGATGAACGCCCTCTACTCCCGCCTCGACTTGCTCGTCCGCAGCGGCAGCTCGCCGTCGTCTGCACCCCCA GAGGTGCAGCGCGGGGCGCCGGTGATGACTCGGCCGGACaggctggaggaggcggcggcgtacATCAGGCAGACGACGGAGAGGGTGGAGAGGCTCAAGGAGAGGAAGCGGGAGctgacggcggcgagggcctCGTCGTCCCagcagggctccggctcctcgtCTGCGGCTGGgccagcggcggtggaggtggaggtgcagCACCTGGGGTCCGGCCTGCACGCCATCCTCGtgaccggcggccggccgagcGACGGGGCGTCGTTCCACCGCGCGGTGCGCGccgtggaggaggccggcggcgaggtccagAACGCGCACTTCTCTGTCGTCGGCGCTAGGGCCATCTACACCATCCACACGCTG GTCGCGGAGGGAGGCATTGAGAGGGTGGAGCAAAGATTGAAGGCAGCACTGCGTGGAGGTGCATGA
- the LOC101773277 gene encoding protodermal factor 1 — MASKVLLVSAVLVGLVTLSSCRSLGELSEQKTYSSAPSYGSSPTPTYGTGGGYKPTPTPDYSTTPTPSYGSTPSTPSTPSYGIPEIPKHGFTGSCDYWKSHPDMIVAVVGSLGNIGKTFGTACSLIVGKKLENLHDALSNTRTDGVGALIREGAAAYLNSIVNKKFPFTTQQVKDCIIVAVTSDGAASAQAGIFKKANEYHY, encoded by the exons ATGGCCAGCAAGGTTCTTCTTGTCAGTGCTGTCCTGGTGGGGCTCGTCACCCTGAGTTCTTGCAGGAGCTTGGGAGAATTGTCTGAGCAGAAGACCTACTCTTCTGCTCCCAGCT ATGGTAGCTCCCCAACTCCAACGTACGGGACAGGAGGCGGGTACAAGCCAACGCCGACGCCGGATTACAGCACAACGCCAACACCATCTTACGGCTCTACACCAAGCACCCCAAGTACACCTTCCTACGGGATCCCAGAAATCCCCAAGCACGGATTCACTGGATCCTGCGA CTACTGGAAGAGCCACCCAGACATGATCGTTGCAGTTGTTGGATCCCTTGGCAACATTGGCAAGACTTTTGGTACTGCCTGCAGTTTAATTGTCGGCAAGAAGCTTGAGAATCTGCATGATGCACTCTCAAACACCAGAACTGATGGTGTCGGCGCCCTGATACGTGAGGGAGCAGCTGCATACCTCAACTCCATCGTGAACAAGAAATTTCCTTTTACCACCCAGCAGGTGAAGGATTGCATCATTGTGGCCGTGACCTCTGATGGTGCTGCTTCTGCCCAGGCTGGGATCTTCAAGAAGGCAAATGAATACCACTACTAG